One part of the Olleya sp. YS genome encodes these proteins:
- a CDS encoding RagB/SusD family nutrient uptake outer membrane protein, whose protein sequence is MKNLLKIAFVSGLMLSLGSCSEDLLDNSGVSGNSQPTQLLTSAQLSEAAETNTNIPAAFINGLYAQMIQAGSGGTNLNHDDFGHKAYDIYGDMLSGDMALSVSTYGWYRADITEFQAPLDFTRGRNRMVWRYYYRIVRSANTVIENLGGNNAVPEVEENKYAMGQAKAMRAHSYFYLAQYFQKEYNASEAILPLYTEPINQNLPKSSAEEVYNLIEQDLTDAIALLDGFNRSAKNQVNQDVAKAILAYALGAKGGRDTDVANLTQEVINSGNYTMLGSGDVTNCFCDVNSPSWMWGIDITENNSLGLVSWWGQVDAWSYSYAWAGDYKVIDADLFAAIPSNDARKAQFFNNPSNGRHLQPLFKFYASSQIGGASQIVTADYVYMRIEEMYLLNAEANARAGFEGPARTSLKALLDQRVPSSAYVDGLSGQALEDEIYLQTRIELWGEGKSFLAMKRNEATTVRGSNHLSFVGDPIPYNDERMQFEIPQDEIQNNPFIGSQNQ, encoded by the coding sequence ATGAAAAATTTATTAAAAATCGCTTTTGTATCAGGTTTGATGCTAAGCTTAGGAAGCTGTTCTGAAGATCTACTAGATAATAGTGGAGTATCAGGAAATAGCCAGCCTACACAATTATTAACTTCAGCACAATTAAGTGAAGCTGCTGAAACTAACACTAACATTCCTGCTGCATTCATTAATGGATTGTATGCACAAATGATTCAAGCTGGATCAGGTGGAACTAACTTAAATCATGATGATTTTGGTCACAAAGCTTATGATATCTACGGAGATATGTTATCTGGAGATATGGCTCTTAGTGTTAGTACATATGGTTGGTATCGTGCAGACATTACAGAATTTCAAGCACCTTTAGATTTTACAAGAGGTAGAAACAGAATGGTATGGAGATACTACTACAGAATAGTTAGATCTGCAAACACTGTAATTGAAAACTTAGGAGGTAATAATGCAGTTCCAGAAGTAGAAGAAAACAAATATGCAATGGGTCAAGCTAAAGCTATGCGTGCTCATTCTTATTTCTACTTAGCACAGTATTTCCAAAAAGAATACAATGCATCAGAAGCAATTTTACCGTTATATACTGAACCAATTAATCAAAACTTGCCAAAGTCTAGTGCTGAAGAAGTATATAATTTAATTGAACAAGATTTGACTGATGCTATTGCATTATTAGATGGATTTAACAGATCTGCTAAAAACCAAGTTAATCAAGATGTTGCTAAAGCAATTTTAGCTTATGCATTAGGCGCTAAAGGTGGTAGAGATACTGATGTTGCTAACTTAACACAAGAAGTTATTAATTCTGGTAACTACACAATGCTTGGTTCTGGAGATGTTACAAACTGTTTTTGTGACGTAAACTCACCAAGTTGGATGTGGGGAATTGATATTACTGAAAATAATAGTTTAGGTTTAGTATCATGGTGGGGACAAGTTGACGCTTGGTCTTACAGTTATGCTTGGGCTGGTGATTACAAAGTAATAGATGCAGATTTATTTGCTGCTATTCCAAGTAATGACGCTAGAAAAGCTCAATTCTTTAACAATCCATCAAATGGAAGACACTTACAACCATTATTTAAGTTCTACGCATCTAGCCAAATTGGTGGTGCTTCGCAAATTGTTACAGCAGATTACGTATACATGCGTATAGAAGAAATGTACTTATTAAATGCTGAAGCAAATGCTAGAGCTGGATTTGAAGGTCCTGCTAGAACAAGCTTAAAAGCTTTATTAGACCAAAGAGTTCCTAGTTCTGCATACGTAGATGGTTTATCTGGTCAAGCTTTAGAAGATGAGATTTACCTACAAACTCGTATAGAATTATGGGGAGAAGGGAAAAGTTTCTTAGCTATGAAGCGTAATGAGGCTACAACTGTTAGAGGATCTAACCACTTATCATTTGTAGGTGATCCAATACCTTATAATGATGAAAGAATGCAATTTGAAATTCCACAAGACGAAATTCAAAACAATCCTTTTATAGGAAGTCAAAACCAATAA